Within the Desulfobacterales bacterium genome, the region GGGAGCATGATGGGGTCAATATTCTCGGTCCTTTGGGCAACGGGTTTTTAATTCCGGATACGGCCCGGCGAATCGTTCTGGTTGCCGGCGGAATCGGAGTTGCCCCGCTGTATTTTCTGGCCATGTCTCTGCGGCAGTGTACGGATGGATTTTCTGGCTGCAGGCTGCTCCTCGGTGGCAGATCCGCGGACGATCTGCTGTGTAAAGATGATTTTATCAAGCTTGGGATGCCGATCAGCGTGATCACCGATGATGGCAGCGAAGGGGACCGGGGGCTGGTTACCGATCTGCTGGAAACGGGTTTGATAAATGACCGTCCGGATCTGGTTTGCGCGTGCGGGCCCCTTCCCATGTTAAAGAAGGTTGCACGGCTTGCCATACGCTGTTCCGTGACTTGCCTGATTTCTCTGGAATCGCATATGGCCTGCGGAATCGGAGCCTGCCTGGGGTGTGCGGTCGAGGCTGCCGATTCATCCGGTAACTATTACCATGTCTGTAAGGATGGACCGGTGTTTGACGCGAGTCTGCTGAAATTATGAATTCTGCCATACCATATTGACTGCGAAATCAATGACAGTGATCCTCCTGCCGCAGAGCGGCAGGAGGATCACTCTGCCGAATCAGTTTCCAGACGTCTGAAAATCCGGGCTTGATCATAACTGCGGCCACAATGTCACGGGGCCCGTCCCGCCCCTTGCCGGCTTCTCCAGCACGATCCGGGGGATGCCGGGCCCATGAATCTAAAGCGCAAAAACTCGGCAAGCCTCAAACCGTTTGCGCTTCTTAACGCTTCATGGTCCCGGCATCTTTTCCCCGGATCGCGCCATGTCGTACACCGGCAACGGACGGGACTTCAAGGCTACGCACAGCAAAATATGGCCGCAGTTATGATCAAGCCCGAAAATCCCTTCCGTGGAACAACTTTATTCAGTAAATAATACCCGTGGATAAATTTATAATAAAAATCTATCC harbors:
- a CDS encoding dihydroorotate dehydrogenase electron transfer subunit, which encodes MRQENVTVLWNRPIRPFYYKIGLRCSEAFAGAQPGQFVMLHLPDQIAPLLRRPFSIHRPLLSGKTFEGIEILYKVAGEGTRKLAACREHDGVNILGPLGNGFLIPDTARRIVLVAGGIGVAPLYFLAMSLRQCTDGFSGCRLLLGGRSADDLLCKDDFIKLGMPISVITDDGSEGDRGLVTDLLETGLINDRPDLVCACGPLPMLKKVARLAIRCSVTCLISLESHMACGIGACLGCAVEAADSSGNYYHVCKDGPVFDASLLKL